From the Synechococcus sp. HK01-R genome, one window contains:
- the ispG gene encoding (E)-4-hydroxy-3-methylbut-2-enyl-diphosphate synthase, with the protein MNDQSRRYDTQIHRRVTRTVMVGDVPIGSDHPVVVQSMINEDTLDIEAAVAGIRRLADAGCEIVRVTTPSMAHAKAMAEIRAALRGQGCTVPLVADVHHNGIRIALEVVKHVDKVRINPGLFVFDKPDPSRQEFTQEEFEAIGERIKDSFAPLVEALKAENKALRIGVNHGSLAERMLFTYGDTPRGMVESAMEFVRLCDALDFHNIVISMKASRAPVMLAAYRLMADTLDAEGFNYPLHLGVTEAGDGDYGRVKSTAGIATLLAEGLGDTIRVSLTEAPEKEIPVCFSILQALGLRKTMVEYVACPSCGRTLFNLEEVLHQVRSATSHLTGLDIAVMGCIVNGPGEMADADYGYVGKTPGVISLYRGREEIRKVPESEGVEALIQLIKDDGRWVEPA; encoded by the coding sequence ATCAACGACCAATCACGTCGTTACGACACTCAGATTCATCGGCGGGTAACACGCACCGTCATGGTGGGTGATGTGCCGATTGGCAGCGACCACCCTGTCGTGGTGCAGTCGATGATCAATGAGGACACCCTCGACATCGAGGCAGCTGTGGCCGGCATCCGACGCCTGGCAGACGCGGGATGCGAGATCGTGCGTGTGACCACTCCTTCCATGGCCCATGCCAAGGCCATGGCTGAGATCCGTGCTGCACTGCGTGGTCAGGGCTGCACCGTTCCGTTGGTGGCTGATGTTCACCACAACGGCATTCGGATCGCCCTTGAGGTGGTCAAGCATGTGGATAAGGTTCGCATTAATCCAGGCCTGTTTGTTTTCGATAAGCCCGACCCCAGTCGGCAGGAATTCACTCAGGAAGAGTTTGAGGCGATTGGTGAACGGATCAAGGACTCCTTCGCTCCGCTTGTTGAAGCTCTGAAGGCTGAGAACAAGGCGCTGCGTATTGGAGTGAACCATGGCTCACTCGCTGAGCGGATGCTCTTCACCTATGGCGATACACCGAGGGGGATGGTGGAGTCGGCGATGGAATTTGTGCGCCTCTGTGATGCGCTTGATTTTCACAACATCGTGATTTCCATGAAGGCTTCGCGGGCGCCTGTGATGCTTGCTGCCTATCGACTGATGGCCGATACCCTCGATGCCGAAGGCTTCAACTACCCCCTTCATCTGGGAGTGACGGAAGCCGGTGATGGCGACTATGGGCGTGTCAAGAGCACAGCAGGAATCGCCACGCTGCTGGCAGAGGGTTTAGGCGACACGATCCGTGTGTCGCTCACTGAGGCGCCTGAGAAGGAGATCCCTGTGTGCTTCTCAATCCTTCAGGCCCTTGGTTTGCGCAAGACCATGGTCGAGTACGTGGCCTGCCCGAGCTGCGGTCGCACTTTGTTTAATCTTGAAGAGGTTCTCCATCAGGTTCGGTCGGCGACCTCCCATCTCACGGGATTGGATATTGCTGTGATGGGCTGCATCGTCAACGGACCTGGTGAGATGGCTGATGCTGACTACGGTTATGTGGGTAAGACCCCTGGCGTGATCTCCCTGTATCGAGGACGCGAGGAGATCCGCAAGGTGCCGGAATCCGAAGGGGTGGAGGCACTGATTCAGTTGATCAAAGACGATGGCCGGTGGGTGGAACCGGCCTGA
- a CDS encoding pyridoxal phosphate-dependent aminotransferase, with protein MSRPSVLSQRAVALQPSLTLAISARAKELQEAGRDICSLSAGEPDFDTPTFIVEAAIQALKDGLTRYGPAAGDPLLREAIAQKLSNDNGVASEPANVLVTNGGKQAIYNLFQVLLNPGDQVLIPGPYWLSYPEIARLAGAEPRIVRSSAETGFRLDLQALEAAITPRSRLLVLNTPGNPTGRVMERTELEALAELLRRHPDLLVMSDEIYEALLEDGESHHSLAAVAPDLAERTFIVNGFAKGWAMTGWRLGYLAGRSDVIKAAAALQSQSTSNVCSFAQRGALAALEGSRDCVRAMASTYSSRRQLLSSGLQAIEGLTLVAPRGAFYAFPQLPEGVVDSMEFCRLALDEEGLALIPGEAFGDGRCIRLSCAVSHETISDGLQRLERLLDRLRD; from the coding sequence ATGTCACGCCCGTCAGTTTTGTCTCAACGGGCCGTAGCCCTGCAACCCTCGCTGACACTGGCGATCAGTGCCAGGGCCAAAGAACTGCAGGAAGCGGGCCGGGACATCTGCAGTCTCAGCGCTGGCGAGCCGGATTTCGACACGCCCACCTTCATCGTTGAGGCTGCGATCCAAGCGCTGAAGGACGGCTTGACCCGCTATGGACCAGCAGCGGGGGATCCCCTACTTCGGGAGGCCATCGCTCAAAAACTCAGCAACGACAACGGGGTAGCCAGTGAGCCGGCCAATGTGCTGGTCACCAACGGAGGAAAACAAGCGATCTACAACCTGTTCCAGGTGCTGCTCAACCCTGGGGATCAGGTCCTGATCCCGGGGCCCTACTGGCTGAGCTACCCGGAAATCGCTCGCTTAGCAGGGGCCGAACCACGGATTGTTCGTTCCAGTGCCGAAACCGGTTTTCGCCTCGACCTTCAGGCATTGGAGGCGGCGATTACACCGCGCAGTCGCCTTCTGGTGCTCAACACCCCGGGCAATCCAACGGGACGCGTGATGGAGCGAACGGAACTGGAAGCCCTGGCCGAGTTACTCCGCCGCCATCCCGACCTACTGGTGATGAGTGACGAAATTTATGAAGCGCTGCTCGAGGATGGCGAGAGCCATCACAGCCTTGCTGCGGTGGCCCCGGATCTTGCCGAGCGCACGTTCATCGTCAACGGCTTTGCCAAAGGATGGGCCATGACCGGCTGGCGGCTGGGATACCTCGCTGGTCGCAGCGACGTGATCAAAGCCGCGGCGGCACTTCAGAGTCAGAGCACTAGCAACGTGTGCAGCTTCGCGCAACGAGGAGCCCTGGCGGCCCTGGAGGGATCCCGCGACTGCGTCCGAGCCATGGCCTCGACCTACAGCAGCCGGCGGCAATTGCTCTCCTCAGGGCTCCAGGCCATCGAGGGTTTGACCCTGGTAGCGCCCCGCGGCGCTTTTTATGCCTTCCCCCAGCTTCCGGAGGGAGTGGTGGATTCCATGGAATTCTGTCGATTGGCTTTAGACGAGGAAGGGCTGGCCCTGATCCCCGGGGAGGCCTTTGGTGATGGGCGCTGCATTCGCCTGTCTTGCGCGGTCTCGCATGAGACGATCAGCGATGGCCTTCAGCGACTCGAGCGACTGCTGGATCGACTGAGGGACTAA
- a CDS encoding uracil-DNA glycosylase, which produces MELAAAALAHACSSCTACELSGSRNRVVVSRGASTASLMLIGEAPGATEDQQGRPFVGRSGRLLDQLLIEAGLDPERDLYVCNALKCRPPGNRKPKRGELEACRPWLEQQITLVNPSVVCLLGATALAAVLDLRDPISGLRGRWIERDGRRWMPLFHPSYLLRNPSRDPGGPFALTLSDLRQVRARLCQGDAASGAPLP; this is translated from the coding sequence ATCGAATTGGCTGCCGCAGCCCTTGCCCATGCCTGCAGCTCTTGCACGGCTTGTGAGCTCTCCGGTAGCCGCAACAGGGTGGTGGTCAGTCGTGGCGCATCCACGGCCTCGTTGATGTTGATTGGTGAAGCTCCTGGAGCAACGGAGGATCAGCAAGGACGCCCCTTTGTTGGACGTTCTGGACGATTGCTCGATCAGCTCCTCATCGAAGCTGGCTTGGATCCAGAGCGGGATCTCTATGTGTGCAATGCGCTCAAATGTCGCCCGCCAGGTAACCGCAAGCCAAAGCGTGGCGAACTGGAGGCCTGTCGACCTTGGCTTGAGCAACAGATCACCCTGGTGAATCCCTCCGTGGTTTGCCTGTTGGGGGCCACTGCTCTCGCTGCGGTCCTCGACCTGCGCGATCCGATCAGTGGACTGAGGGGTCGATGGATTGAACGGGATGGTCGGCGATGGATGCCTCTGTTTCATCCCTCCTATCTCCTGCGCAATCCCTCCCGTGATCCTGGAGGGCCATTCGCGCTCACGCTGTCTGATCTGCGTCAGGTCAGGGCTCGGCTGTGTCAGGGTGATGCCGCTTCCGGCGCTCCGCTCCCTTGA
- a CDS encoding VOC family protein — protein MTSGSASSHPSLSWVLAAKEPKALAAFYASLFQTAHRPGLAATHWLVDLPDGGLLQIYRPSRQRSCPVPGQALAPCLQRTEVSPHQAFAALQRWIADACQLGAFIREEPRLESFGAECWLEDPEGHGVLLLVRTP, from the coding sequence ATGACGTCAGGTTCAGCGAGCTCTCATCCTTCGCTCAGTTGGGTTCTGGCTGCCAAAGAGCCGAAGGCCCTCGCGGCGTTTTATGCCTCCTTGTTTCAGACCGCCCATCGCCCCGGTCTTGCTGCCACCCATTGGTTGGTGGATCTGCCCGATGGAGGGCTGCTTCAGATCTATCGACCCTCTAGACAACGATCGTGCCCGGTCCCTGGTCAGGCGTTGGCTCCCTGTCTTCAGCGCACTGAGGTGAGCCCTCATCAGGCTTTTGCTGCCCTACAGCGATGGATTGCTGACGCCTGTCAGCTCGGTGCATTCATCCGAGAGGAGCCTCGTCTGGAATCCTTCGGGGCGGAATGCTGGCTGGAGGATCCTGAAGGCCATGGGGTGTTGTTGCTCGTGCGTACCCCATGA